The following DNA comes from Chitinophagales bacterium.
GATTTGCTTGGCGAAATGAATGTAAAACTACTTTTTGATGATAAATCAACTCAAAACCACGTAGATGGAGATACCATAAGCACCAATATTCAAGGTACTATTTTAGAAGAATTGGGCGGAGAAATAACACCGCTTACCGATAAATTGAATTTAACTTTAGAAAATGTGAATAAGTTATTTGATTTTGAGAAAGAAAATAATGAAACATTAAACTATACTTTAAAATCAATAAATGAGCTTTTAGATACTTATAACAATGTAGGTTTAACCTTAAATAAGCGTTTAGATGTGCAAATGGCAGCTTTAGATGCTACACTTAAAAACTTAGAAAGTTTAACAGCCACCTTAAAAAACAACGAAGGAAATATAGACGAAATTTTAACCAACTTCAATTCTTTAAGTAGCTCTTTAAATGAATTAAAACTTCAAGAAACATTAAATAGTGTAAACAGTACAGTAGCCAGTTTAAATGACGCTGTAGATAAATTTTCTGACCCTTCAAATACCGTAGGTGCATTATTAAATGAGAGAAGTATTTACGATAATTTAGAAAAATCTACAGAAAGTTTAAATGTATTGCTAAATGACGTGCGTGTTAATCCTAAGCGTTATATAAATATTAATGTTTTTGGTGGAGGTAAGAAAAAAAATGAAATACCACCACTAAAAGCTTCCGATTTAGAATAAAATAAATAAGCATACGTTTAATACAGCAAGATGCTACAAAAGTTTTTCTTTACATTTTCACTTATTTTCTTAGGTGTGTTTTTGTTTGCACAAAAAACAGTTGATTTATCTACAAATGATGCTAAAGAAGATACATCT
Coding sequences within:
- a CDS encoding MCE family protein, whose translation is MSKEIKVAIFVIVTLVVFILGMNFLKGKGFFDNNTHYYAIFDQIGGLYSSDPVVVNGFQVGKIGELHLIEKGTNKGKILAELVIRDDIEVPKGSKAILFSADLLGEMNVKLLFDDKSTQNHVDGDTISTNIQGTILEELGGEITPLTDKLNLTLENVNKLFDFEKENNETLNYTLKSINELLDTYNNVGLTLNKRLDVQMAALDATLKNLESLTATLKNNEGNIDEILTNFNSLSSSLNELKLQETLNSVNSTVASLNDAVDKFSDPSNTVGALLNERSIYDNLEKSTESLNVLLNDVRVNPKRYININVFGGGKKKNEIPPLKASDLE